The following coding sequences are from one Cryptococcus deuterogattii R265 chromosome 1, complete sequence window:
- a CDS encoding tRNA-splicing endonuclease subunit Sen54 — protein MEHTTDIRAGPSKLKASQTPRKAPEKSASSTPVINDDSDDPRPTPAKATSGLATGGQGDEEEEGEERMDFKLIQSFADKVQHLPTADSVDGLTSRPQIIIPRRGEKDFEPLQETVNLQEMMLEKSRQALFNALIGVRGGHNNSISHALLTPNKPFPRLLVIHGHLLDTMGITVRTPPAGSKGKGKTSLELLPEEALYLLERGSLQIWIGRDPETDEEIEAGVGEWCDDEYGVKGAIEMSVMEGFGAFIGREGLTWERYQAYSYLKRLGYNVQRSRQFIPEYFLAAPSVQLDAQDPRLPPFHTWWLNIPKWIVRFFKALVRGVQRVARSMASVGLGLRLTRDPFKGTLLSGWRGSSYNSLFSHLRVVPAGHDQPPPRPSPSPSDDIYAPLLHNPYIPFWHIWKPMTPWSKRNWDKGSEEGLKTQRPDYFAAVIQARTTPLPTIHQLEEIYAMLPDEPKGPIKRYGPQYQRPPRPQASKPQTQTPTQIPSRLQSLLECMGWKQQAKTKPQVPSVNVGALRNGDRGFIVGVNDSGNNAWIRFGRTNFSQTPAI, from the exons ATGGAACATACCACAGATATACGCGCAGGTCCAAGCAAGCTGAAGGCCTCTCAGACACCCCGGAAGGCACCAGAAAAATCCgcctcttcaactcctgTAATCAACGATGATAGCGACGACCCTCGACCTACTCCTGCAAAAGCTACTTCGGGCCTTGCAACAGGCGGACAGggggacgaagaggaggagggcgaagagaggatggattTTAAGCTTATCCAGAGCTTTGCCGA TAAAGTTCAACACCTGCCTACGGCCGACAGCGTGGATGGCTTGACGTCTCGACCGCAAATCATCATTCCCAGACGCGGAGAAAAGGATTTTGAGCCTCTACAGGAAACTGTCAACCTGCaagagatgatgttggaaAAGAGCCGACAAGCATTGTTCAACGCTCTCATTGGTGTGCGTGGAGGTCACAA TAACTCTATATCCCATGCTCTCTTGACACCCAATAAGCCATTCCCTCGATTGCTAGTTATCCATGGACATCTACTAGACACTATGGGTATTACTGTTCGAACTCCTCCGGCTGGTtccaaaggcaaaggcaaaacCAGCCTTGAACTCTTACCTGAAGAGGCTCTCTACTTGCTGGAACGTGGATCATTGCAAATATGGATAGGAAGAGACCCCGAAACGGATGAAGAAATTGAAGCAGGGGTTGGAGAATGGTGCGATGACGAGTACGGGGTCAAGGGCGCTATTGAAATGAGCGTTATGGAAGGTTTCGGGGCGTTCATCGGCCGAGAAGGATTGACATGGGAGCGTTACCAG GCCTATTCGTATCTCAAACGCCTTGGCTACAATGTCCAAAGGTCCCGCCAGTTCATCCCGGAATATTTCTTGGCGGCACCCTCAGTACAACTGGATGCGCAAGATCCCAGGTTACCGCCCTTCCATACCTGGTGGTTAAATATACCCAAGTGGATTGTGAGGTTCTTTAAAGCTCTGGTTAGAGGTGTTCAACGCGTGGCTAGAAGTATGGCGAGCGTTGGTTTGGGGTTACGCTTGACGAGGGATCCGTTCAAGGGTACTCTGTTGAGCGGCTGGAGGGGTTCAAGTTACA ACTCATTATTCTCCCATCTGCGAGTCGTTCCTGCCGGTCACGATCAGCCCCCCCCTCgtccttccccttctccatctgaCGACATTTACgctcccctcctccacaacCCTTACATCCCATTCTGGCATATCTGGAAGCCCATGACCCCTTGGTCAAAGAGAAATTGGGATAAAGGTAGCGAGGAAGGGCTCAAAACTCAGAGACCTGATTATTTTGCAGCTGTCATCCA AGCGAGGACTACGCCTCTGCCCACTATTCACCAGCTTGAAGAAATCTACGCCATGCTACCCGATGAACCCAAAGGTCCAATCAAGCGATACGGTCCCCAATACCAGCGGCCGCCTCGCCCCCAAGCGTCAAAACCCCAAACACAGACTCCCACTCAGATTCCTTCTCGTTTACAATCTCTCTTAGAGTGTATGGGCTGGAAGCAGCAGGCGAAAACAAAGCCGCAAGTTCCCAGTGTCAATGTTGGAGCGCTGCGTAATGGCGATAGAGGATTCATTGTGGGTGTGAATGACTCAGGCAATAATGCGTGGATTCGTTTTGGAAGAACAAACTTTTCGCAGACCCCAGCAATctag
- a CDS encoding DNA polymerase delta subunit 1 → MTVQEPTTKKRKLDIPSQKGLEAQPSFTEVLEQLEAEEDAAGNSIETSASWPRPPVLPFDAEKETISFQQIEIEESTDPKHGPTLRLFGVNKSGNSVLAHVHGFKPYFYVAAPSGFLNKDLQPLTDEINSSISAMGPCVTNCAIFNRRSLWGYRGDDTVPFIKITVSDPKNLSKVKDESFFDFPTVYLTDNDFLASLRAFERGQIDFHGLFPPEILTYESNIAYTMRFMIDTKIVGMNWVSIPGGRYDLLEGGNKKSHCQIEISCNYKDLISHAPENEWLNIAPLRILSFDIECAGRKGIFPEANVDPVIQIAAMVTRHGESKPFIRNVFTLNTCAHIVGSQVLEFKDERQLLLEWRKFVETVDPDMIIGYNISNFDLPYLLDRAKALKIPDFAFLGRLRNVRTEIKETHFSSKAYGQRDSKAVNMEGRLQLDILQVMQRDYKLRSYTLNAVCAQFLGEQKEDVHHSIITELQNGTADSRRRLAVYCLKDAYLPQRLMDKLMCFVNYTEMARVTGVPFNYLLSRGQQIKVISQLYRNAADAGYVIPALKSEGSDEQYEGATVIEPSKGFYDVPITTLDFASLYPSIMMAHNLCYTTLLDKGTIERLKLVEGQDYVHTPNNDFFATSKRRKGLLPHILENLLAARKRAKQDLKVEKDPFKRAVLDGRQLALKVSANSVYGFTGATVGKLPCLAISSSVTAYGRQMIELTKKEVEAEYCIKNGYDHDAKVVYGDTDSVMVRFGCPDLPTAMRLGAEAADLVSGKFIKPIKLEFEKVYFPYLLISKKRYAGLYWTRPEKYDKMDTKGIETVRRDNCRLVSTVIETCLFKMLIDRDVKGAEDYVKDTIADLLQNKIDMSQLVITKALAKADYAAKQAHVELVERMRKRDAGSAPSLGDRVAYVIVKGVKGAAAYEKSEDPLYVLEHNVPIDTRYYLENQLSKPLMRIFEPILGEKANSLLHGDHTRTIQIATPTIGGLMKFAVKTVTCMGCKTPLRGKNETAVCVNCRPKLPELYQKQVAQTSALQIDFARLWTQCQRCQGSLHQDVICTSADCPIFYRRTARQKEVASSVAQLDRFEKENGW, encoded by the exons gagaaagctCGATATCCCATCACAGAAGGGGCTCGAGGCGCAACCAAGTTTTACCGAAGTTTTGGAACAGCTTGAGGCCGAAGAGGATGCGGCTGGAA ATAGCATAGAGACGTCTGCTTCCTGGCCTCGACCGCCCGTCCTGCCATTTGATGCCGAGAAAGAGACGATCT CTTTTCAACAAATCGAAATCGAAGAGTCAACTGATCCCAAGCATGGACCAACTCTACGACTATTCGGAGTCAACAAAAGTGGCAATTCAGTCTTGGCACATGTACATGGGTTCAAGCCATATTTCTACGTTGCAGCCCCCAGTGGTTTTCTCAACAAAGACCTTCAACCTCTGACCGATGAGATCAAC TCTTCTATATCTGCGATGGGTCCTTGTGTGACTAACTGTGCGATCTTCAATCGGCGGTCTCTGTGGGGCTATCGAGGAGACGACACCGTACCGTTCATTAAGATCACCGTCTCTGATCCCAAGAACCTTTCGAAAGTTAAAGATGAGTctttttttgattttccCACTGTATATCTGACTGACAACGATTTTTTGGCGTCTCTACGTGCCTTTGAGCGTGGACAAATAGATTTCCATGGTCTTTTTCCTCCCGAAATTCTCACCTATGAGAGCAACATTGCATACACCATGCGCTTTATGATCGATACGAAA ATTGTAGGGATGAACTGGGTCAGCATCCCGGGGGGACGGTATGATCtgctggaaggaggaaataAAAAATCACATTGTCAAATTGAAATTTCGTGCAA CTACAAGGACTTGATTTCTCATGCTCCTGAAAATGAATGGCTGAATATTGCACCTCTTCGTATCCTCAGTTTTGATATCGAATGTGCTGGCCGTAAAGGCATATTTCCTGAAGCAAATGTGGACCCTGTCATCCAAATCGCCGCGATGGTAACCCGTCATG GGGAATCAAAGCCTTTCATTCGAAATGTATTTACTCTCAACACGTGCGCTCATATCGTCGGATCTCAAGTACTCGAATTCAAAGACGAAAGACAACTACTTCTTGAGTGGCGCAAATTTGTGGAGACAGTTGACCCTGATATGATTATTGGGTATAACATCTCCAATTTCGATTTGCCCTATCTCCTTGATCGTGCCAAGGCTTTGAAGATTCCTGACTTTGCTTTTTTGGGTCGACTGCGAA ATGTCAGAACTGAAATCAAGGAAACCCACTTTTCTTCAAAAGCTTATGGTCAGCGAGATTCCAAAGCCGTTAATATGGAAGGTCGACTTCAGCTCGATATTTTGCAAGTGATGCAACGAGACTACAAGCTTCGAAGTTATACTCTCAATGCCGTTTGTGCACAATTTCTAGGTgaacagaaggaagatgtcCATCATTCCATCATTACTGAGCTCCAAAATGGTACCGCAGATTCTCGAAGGCGTCTGGCTGTTTACTgtttgaag GATGCCTATCTTCCACAACGTCTGATGGACAAGTTGATGTGTTTCGTCAATTATACCGAAATGGCGCGTGTCACTGGCGTCCCTTTCAATTATCTTCTGTCTAGGGGTCAGCAAATTAAGGTTATCTCTCAACTTTACCGAAATGCTGCCGATGCCGGCTATGTTATCCCTGCCCTCAAAAGTGAAGGCTCCGATGAGCAGTATGAAGGTGCCACTGTCATTGAACCCAGTAAAGGTTTCTACGACGTGCCCATTACCACTCTGGATTTTGCATCGCTGTATCCTTCAATCATGATGGCGCATAATTTGTGTTACACGACATTGTTGGACAAGGGTACCATTGAAAGGCTAAAACTCGTCGAAGGACAAGACTACGTGCATACGCCGAACAATG ATTTTTTTGCAACATCCAAACGTCGAAAGGGACTTCTACCTCACATTCTCGAAAATCTTCTGGCTGCCCGAAAGCGAGCCAAGCAAGATCTCAAAGTTGAGAAAGATCCCTTCAAGAGAGCCGTGTTGGACGGTCGACAGCTCGCTTTGAAGGTCAGCGCCAACTCTGTCTACGGTTTCACTGGTGCCACCGTCGGTAAACTTCCCTGCCTTGCGATTTCCTCAAGTGTTACCGCCTACGGTCGACAGATGATTGAGCTTaccaagaaggaagttgAGGCAGAGTACTGCATCAAGAACGGTTATGACCATGATGCCAAAGTCGTCTATGGTGATACAGACTCTGTAATGGTGCGATTTGGGTGCCCAGATCTGCCTACGGCAATGAGACTCG GTGCCGAGGCTGCCGATCTCGTATCTGGCAAATTTATCAAACCCATCAAGCTCGAATTCGAAAAGGTCTACTTTCCTTATCTACTTATCAGCAAGAAACGTTACGCCGGGCTTTATTGGACTCGGCCAGAGAAATACGACAAGATGGACACGAAGGGTATTGAG ACTGTTCGACGAGATAACTGTCGTTTGGTCTCCACAGTCATTGAAACTTGTCTCTTCAAGATGCTTATCGATCGTGACGTTAAGGGTGCTGAAGA CTATGTCAAGGATACTATCGCCGATCTCTTACAAAACAAGATTGACATGTCTCAGCTCGTGATCACGAAAGCCCTTGCCAAAGCTGATTATGCCGCAAAGCAAGCGCACGTCGAATTGGTagaaaggatgaggaagcgAGACGCTGGTTCGGCTCCTAGTTTGGGTGATCGAGTGGCCTATGTCATTGTCAAAGGTGTTAAAGGCGCTGCAGCGTACGAAAAGTCCGAAGACCCACTGTATGTTTTGGAACACAATGTGCCCATTGACACCCGATACTATCTGGAAAACCAACTTTCAAAACCCTTGATGAGGATTTTTGAGCCTATCCTTGGTGAGAAAGCCAACAGCTTGC TTCACGGTGACCATACAAGAACAATCCAGATTGCCACACCTACCATTGGCGGCTTGATGAAATTTGCGGTCAAGACAGTGACGTGTATGGGCTGTAAGACGCCTCTTCGAGGCAAGAACG AGACTGCTGTTTGCGTTAACTGTCGACCAAAGCTTCCAGAATTGTATCAAAAGCAAGTTGCCCAAACTTCAGCATTGCAAATCGACTTTGCCCGATTATGGACACAATGCCAGAGATGTCAGGGCTCACTGCATCAG GACGTTATTTGCACCTCTGCCGACTGTCCCATCTTCTATCGTAGAACTGCTAGACAGAAAGAGGTCGCCTCATCAGTAGCTCAGCTTGACCgttttgaaaaggaaaatggttGGTGA
- a CDS encoding homoaconitase mitochondrial, with protein sequence MVAIPRLARLSAPAWALGARGRFYATVSTPQTLVEKIVQKYAVGLSEGVKVRAGDYVMIKPEHVMTHDNTGPVISKFLSLSCSKLDNPRQPVFALDHDVQNQSETNQKKYRKIQAFAKEHGVDFYPAGRGIGHQIIVEEGYAWPGKMVVASDSHSNHYGGVGCLGTAIVRTDAAGIWATGKFWWQIPRIVSVSLDGRLSPGVTGKDVIVALAGLFNKDEVLNAAIEFTGSGVEHLSIDERLTIANMTTEWGAVAGVFPVDDKLKEWYQGIIRKAELRKFISSTVPSTAGAEIHPRLNAARLDDAMTNKVVADPGAHYAARLSLDLSTLVPHVSGPNSVKVATALPKLLDPPIPINKAYLVSCTNSRASDIASAAQVLRGKKVAPGVEFYIAAASSRVQEDAEAAGDWQTLIDAGAKTLPAGCGPCIGLGVGLLEKGEVGISATNRNYKGRMGSPDAIAYLASPAVVAASAAKGVICGPDSMDLNQLPQYEQPKFSIIEEDAAGEEKPVEVDEASLEPLLEGFPAYFEGPLLFAPQDNLTTDGMYPGKYTYQDDITPERQAEVVMENYDPTFAATARELRTTLPTVSSPSTLPGAILLSGYNFGTGSSREQAATAIKNAGIPLVICGSFGDIFKRNSINNGLILIESPSLIKDMTERFAKDGVRNQGGKNGKLTVVPEGWRIKVDSQRGLVTVSMGEEGEKTYPAAKVGRSVQELWVNGGLEGFIRASL encoded by the exons ATGGTCGCAATCCCACGACTCGCAAGGCTCTCAGCCCCAGCATGGGCTCTTGGCGCAAGAGGCAGGTTCTACGCAACAGTCTCCACCCCCCAGACACTCGTCGAAAAAATTGTCCAAAAGTACGCGGTCGGTCTCTCAGAGGGCGTTAAAGTTCGTGCCGGGGACTATGTCATGATCAAGCCAGAACATGT TATGACCCACGACAACACTGGTCCTGTCATCTCCAAgttcctctctctctcctgcTCTAAGCTAGACAACCCTAGACAACCCGTTTTTGCCCTTGATCACGACGTGCAGAACCAGTCTGAAACCAACCAGAAGAAGTACAGGAAGATTCAGGCTTTCGCCAAGGAGCATGGCGTTGACTTTTACCCTGCTGGTCGAGGTATCGGTCACCAGATCATCGTCGAGGAGGGTTACGCCTGGCCAGGAAAGATGGTGGTTGCAAGCGATAGTCACTCTAACCATTACGGTGGTGTCGGATGTTTGGGTACTGCTATTGTCAGGACTGATGCTGC TGGTATCTGGGCTACAGGCAAGTTCTGGTGGCAGATCCCTCGCATCGTCTCCGTTTCTCTCGACGGCCGATTATCTCCTGGTGTGACCGGCAAGGATGTTATCGTTGCTCTCGCTGGTCTTTTCAACAAAGATGAAGTCCTCAATGCGGCTATCGAATTTACCGGTTCTGGCGTCGAGCACTTATCCATTGACGAACGTCTCACTATTGCCAACATGACTACTGAATGGGGGGCTGTTGCTGGTGTGTTCCCCGTTGACGACAAGCTCAAAGAGTGGTACCAGGGCATCATCCGAAAGGCGGAGTTACGAAAGTTCATCAGCTCCACCGTCCCTTCTACAGCCGGTGCTGAGATCCACCCTCGTCTCAATGCCGCCCGTCTTGATGACGCCATGACCAACAAGGTCGTCGCTGACCCCGGAGCCCACTACGCTGCCCGCCTTTCACTCGACCTTTCCACTCTCGTCCCTCACGTCTCCGGTCCCAACTCTGTCAAGGTTGCCACCGCCCTCCCGAAGCTTCTTGACCCTCCTATCCCAATCAACAAGGCGTACCTTGTCTCATGTACCAACTCTCGAGCGTCTGATATTGCCTCTGCCGCTCAAGTtttgagaggaaagaaggttgCTCCCGGTGTTGAGTTTTACATAGCTGCTGCTTCTAGCCGGGTCCAGGAAGATGCCGAAGCTGCTGGTGACTGGCAAACTCTAATTGACGCTGGCGCCAAAACTCTTCCTGCCGGTTGCGGTCCTTGTATCGGTCTTGGTGTCGGTCTCCTTGAGAAGGGTGAGGTGGGTATCAGTGCTACTAACAGAAACTACAAGGGTCGAATGGGTAGCCCCGACGCTATTGCCTACCTTGCTTCCCCTGCTGTCGTCgctgcttctgctgccaAGGGTGTCATTTGCGGTCCCGACTCTATGGATCTCAACCAACTTCCTCAATACGAACAGCCTAAGTTCTCTATcattgaggaggatgctgCTGGTGAGGAGAAGCCTGTTGAGGTTGACGAGGCCTCTCTTGAACCCTTGCTTGAAGGTTTCCCTGCTTACTTTGAGGgccctcttctctttgcccCTCAAGATAACTTGACAACCGACGGAATGTACCCCGGAAAGTACACTTACCAGGATGACATCACGCCTGAGCGACAAGCCGAAGTTGTCATGG AAAACTATGACCCTACTTTTGCTGCTACAGCGCGAGAGCTCCGTACCACGCTCCCCACtgtctcttccccttccactcttcccgGTGCTATTCTCCTTTCTGGTTACAACTTCGGTACCGGTTCATCTCGTGAACAAGCTGCTACGGCCATCAAGAATGCCGGTATCCCTCTCGTTATCTGCGGTTCTTTCGGTGACATTTTCAAGAGAAACTCCATCAACAACGGTCTAATTCTCATCGAGTCTCCTAGCTTGATCAAGGATATGACTGAGAGGTTCGCCAAGGACGGAGTGAGGAATCAGGGGGGCAAGAATGGCAAGTTGACCGTCGTCCCTGAAGGCTGGAGAATCAAGGTGGATTCTCAAAGGGGCTTGGTGACTGTTAGCATGggtgaggaaggggagaaaaCCTATCCTGCCGCCAAGGTTGGTAGGAGTGTGCAAGAATTATGGGTCAACGGTGGTTTGGAGGGTTTCATTAGGGCTTCATTGTAA